The following DNA comes from Nitrospirota bacterium.
TTAAATCCTATGTGGAAGATAGATATCTAACACTTTATGCCACAAGAAAAATGGCAGAAGTTTTAAGGGTTGATTTTGCAAAAAATAAAGTGACGCTTATTAAAGGCGATTCTACCAATATGTCTATGATTCATGATGATTCAATAGACGGCATTCTCACATCTCCTCCATATTTTGATGCACTGGATTATATCGGAAATAATAAACCTTCTATCTTGATTCTTGGATTTGATGAGGATTTGATATGGCAATCTACAAAGATGTTTTATGAATCAAAGCACAGAGATGAAACAGAATATGAAGAGCAATTACCTCTTTTGGTTAGTGACAGATATTTTTCAATCCGATTGACACAATCAAGTCTTAACCTGATAAAACTGCTTAATGAGTCTCGGAGAGTCTATAAGTCTAAAATAGTCGAAAATTACCTCAAAATGATGACCCTTTCATTTGAGGAATGTTATCGTGTCCTAAAAAAGAACAAATACTATCTTATGGTTATCAGTAAATATCACTCTTGGCTCATTCATGGTAAAGAAGAGGTCATTGAGACATCTTCCATATTAGCAGACATAGGAAAATCTGCTGGATTTAAAGTTGTTGATGTTATTGAACATGGTTTATCAAAAGCGGATAAAGGTAAAATCGGAGTTGAGGATATTTTGGTATTTCAGAAATAAGTTGAGGAGAAATCGAGATAACCGAAAGGAGATCGAATAAGATGAGAGGACAATTTAAAAAGATAGGGCTTGTAACTGCAGTATCTGCAGTATTCATCATCACTGCCTGTGCTGTAATAACAGTGAACATCTACTTCCCTGAGAAGGATGTGAAGACAGCATATAAATCCCTTGAGGAAGAACTTATGAAGGGTCAGGCTGCACCTGAAAAGAAGGAGACGCCAGAAAAGCAGCCTGAGAAGAAGACAGAGCCGCAGAGTTATAAGGGAGGATGGATTGGAGTTGCAGAGGCACAGGAGGACCTTGCACAGCGGATATCCGAAATCATAAAGACGATGCCAGATGTTGTCCAGGCATACAAAGAGATGGGAGCAAGGCTTTCTCAGATAGATAATCTCAGAAATCAGGGACTTGTAGGTGAAGGCAATAACGGACTTCTTGCCCCGAGAGGGAGTCTTAATCCAAAAGACGCATCTACAGTCAATGCTGAGAATGCAAATAGAAATACTGTTATCCGTGGTATGGCAAGGGCAATTGTAAGGATAAACAAACTCCCAGAAAATGAAGCCAATATCTCACAGGTATTAAAACAGGCAGCAGACCAGTTCTCAGCCCTCAGGCGTGAAGGTGCAAAAGCAGGCTGGTGGATTCAAAGACCTGATGGTGGATGGGTTAAGAAATAAAGTGGGGAGAGGATCAAGGAGAGGGGATTTTTATTAATGCGCGAGTGTTGCTGTAATAGAGCCAACTTTAATCTTTGTTTCTATCTTTACGGGTGTCTTTTTTTCATCA
Coding sequences within:
- a CDS encoding DUF1318 domain-containing protein, with translation MRGQFKKIGLVTAVSAVFIITACAVITVNIYFPEKDVKTAYKSLEEELMKGQAAPEKKETPEKQPEKKTEPQSYKGGWIGVAEAQEDLAQRISEIIKTMPDVVQAYKEMGARLSQIDNLRNQGLVGEGNNGLLAPRGSLNPKDASTVNAENANRNTVIRGMARAIVRINKLPENEANISQVLKQAADQFSALRREGAKAGWWIQRPDGGWVKK